One Thioalkalivibrio sp. ALJ12 genomic window carries:
- a CDS encoding GspE/PulE family protein — translation MPESLRPTPGDGRALKPHLVPGLREYLNEDEHAEGRLEAHALIEDAVAVRASDIHLDPEPHGYRIRLRIDGLMVDATTLESGLGELLSNQLKTLASLDPMPTLNSAEGSFAWRGEDTGHLDLRVTTVPCVNGDKLSVRILAEPDAFQDLSDLGLPEQEVEAIRQWTQTAGGVLLVTGPTGSGKTTTLYALLHEIGQTSQQIITLEDPVEYAIPGVNQIQINTDQGLDFEQGTQTLLRLDPDYVLVGEVRDGPSARGAINIATSGRSLMATLHSRDAVGTVASLRNMGLEDFEIAPTLELVIAQRLVRRLCPHCHERRAPNDREQKWLGIGGRETPETVWAARGCSVCNNLGYYGRIGIFEVWHLDESDSAAILDHHDDRGLRQRLADKGQRMLLDDGMDKAERGLTTYDELFRAGLLSP, via the coding sequence ATGCCGGAATCGCTCCGACCAACGCCCGGTGACGGGCGTGCACTGAAACCCCATCTGGTCCCCGGCCTGCGCGAGTACCTCAACGAGGACGAGCACGCAGAAGGCCGGCTCGAGGCCCATGCCCTGATCGAGGACGCCGTCGCCGTACGCGCCTCCGACATCCATCTCGACCCCGAACCTCACGGCTACCGCATTCGGCTGCGCATCGATGGCCTGATGGTCGACGCCACGACACTCGAGTCCGGCCTCGGCGAACTGCTGTCCAATCAGCTCAAGACGCTGGCCAGTCTCGACCCAATGCCCACCCTGAACTCCGCGGAAGGCAGCTTCGCCTGGCGCGGCGAGGACACAGGGCACCTGGATCTGCGCGTTACAACCGTACCCTGCGTCAATGGCGACAAGCTGTCCGTGCGCATCCTGGCCGAGCCCGATGCCTTCCAGGACCTGAGCGACCTGGGTCTTCCGGAACAGGAGGTCGAGGCCATTCGCCAATGGACGCAGACAGCCGGTGGCGTACTGCTGGTGACCGGCCCCACCGGCAGCGGCAAGACCACGACCCTGTACGCCCTGCTGCACGAAATCGGCCAGACATCGCAGCAGATCATCACGCTCGAGGACCCGGTCGAGTACGCCATCCCGGGCGTGAACCAGATCCAGATCAATACCGACCAGGGACTCGACTTCGAGCAAGGCACCCAGACCCTGCTTCGACTCGACCCGGATTACGTACTGGTCGGCGAGGTCCGCGACGGGCCATCCGCCCGCGGCGCGATCAACATCGCCACCAGCGGGCGTTCCCTGATGGCCACCCTGCACAGTCGTGATGCAGTCGGTACCGTCGCCTCCCTGCGCAACATGGGCCTTGAAGACTTCGAGATCGCACCGACACTCGAGCTTGTGATCGCACAGCGGCTCGTGCGACGTCTTTGCCCGCATTGCCACGAGCGCCGGGCACCGAACGACCGAGAGCAAAAGTGGCTCGGCATCGGCGGTCGCGAGACCCCCGAGACGGTCTGGGCCGCGCGCGGCTGTTCCGTCTGCAACAATCTGGGCTACTACGGCCGCATCGGCATCTTCGAGGTCTGGCACCTGGACGAGTCCGACAGCGCGGCCATCCTCGACCACCACGACGACAGGGGCCTGCGCCAGCGCCTGGCCGACAAGGGCCAGCGCATGCTCCTTGATGACGGCATGGACAAGGCCGAACGCGGCCTGACGACCTACGACGAGTTGTTCCGCGCCGGCCTGCTTTCCCCGTAG
- a CDS encoding MDR family oxidoreductase has protein sequence MAQNDTFNALLLQEGDPRPITEVSTLNPADLPAGEVLVAVEHSGLNYKDAMILNGLGRLVREYPHVPGIDLAGTVTESSDARYRPGDHVLLTGWHVGERYWGGFAEYARVHGDWLTPMPDTLDARGAMIVGTAGFTAMLAIEALEHGEITPGTGEILVTGASGGVGNLAIALLAALGYRVVAATGRPENARHLEALGARSIVPRGELAERPDRPLLSERWAGVIDSVGGDTLAHALAETQARGVVAACGLAGGAGLTTTVIPFLLRGIRLQGIDSVQYPATDRERVWQRIGRLLSPETLKRCLAEEIGLSQLPERAEALLAGQIRGRVLVTPTDH, from the coding sequence ATGGCCCAAAACGACACATTCAACGCATTGCTGCTGCAAGAGGGCGATCCTCGACCGATCACCGAGGTATCCACCCTGAACCCGGCCGACCTCCCGGCAGGGGAAGTACTGGTCGCCGTTGAACACTCGGGGCTGAACTACAAGGATGCAATGATCCTCAACGGACTGGGTCGCCTGGTGCGGGAGTATCCCCATGTGCCGGGCATCGACCTGGCGGGCACCGTGACGGAATCCAGCGATGCCCGCTACCGACCCGGGGATCACGTCCTGCTGACCGGCTGGCACGTCGGCGAACGCTACTGGGGCGGCTTCGCGGAATACGCCCGAGTCCACGGGGACTGGCTGACCCCGATGCCGGACACGCTGGATGCGCGTGGCGCGATGATCGTGGGCACGGCCGGGTTTACCGCCATGCTGGCGATCGAGGCCCTGGAACACGGCGAGATCACCCCCGGGACCGGAGAGATCCTGGTCACGGGCGCGTCCGGCGGCGTGGGCAATCTGGCGATCGCACTCCTTGCCGCGCTGGGCTATCGCGTTGTGGCCGCCACCGGCCGGCCGGAAAACGCCAGGCACCTGGAGGCCCTAGGCGCCCGGTCGATCGTGCCCCGAGGCGAGCTTGCCGAGCGGCCCGACCGCCCGCTGCTTTCCGAACGCTGGGCGGGCGTGATCGACAGCGTGGGTGGCGATACCCTGGCCCATGCACTCGCCGAGACCCAGGCCCGCGGCGTCGTCGCCGCCTGCGGACTCGCGGGCGGGGCGGGGCTGACGACCACAGTCATCCCGTTCCTGCTGCGCGGCATTCGGCTGCAGGGCATCGATTCTGTGCAATATCCCGCGACCGACCGCGAACGGGTCTGGCAACGGATCGGCCGCCTCCTCTCGCCGGAGACGCTCAAGCGGTGCCTGGCGGAAGAGATCGGCCTGTCACAGCTCCCGGAGCGCGCGGAGGCGCTGCTGGCCGGTCAGATCCGCGGGCGTGTCCTCGTCACTCCAACAGACCACTGA
- the thiI gene encoding tRNA uracil 4-sulfurtransferase ThiI, translated as MTDVAATPIIVRLAPEIHLKSPSTRRHFTRVLRRNLKRALIGIPHDLRTQQGRLVLYTPKPEAGQSILRKAFGVSTFSPVEAVLKEVSVERLCEVVGARFTEAVRGRRYAVRCKRHGRKDISATEVERRVGAVLDGPGRVDLDNPEVVVRIDLDREQAWIYSRREQGGGGLPLGVQGRAMVLISGGFDSAVAAWYIMRRGTAVDFVFCNVGGSVHEEMVLAVCRRLVSDWGAGIRPRMFSVDFSGVVDDLRAKVPGDAWQIVLKRLMYRAAEPIARERGAEALVTGEALSQVSSQTLSNLETIDAVTDLPVLRPLIGFDKTEIMNRARAIGTFEVCEKVPEFCAIANQRPMVTSKRAHIERLEAALSDGCLDRAVAEARMHDLGAPAPSADRTSPLLVEHIPAAAEIIDCQPPDLYRHWHLPGAVNHPADELVACFEQFPRDRAYVLYCFRGTQSAVLAERMRAAGYDARAFAGDVSRLRRQWDRQPVTEVDA; from the coding sequence ATGACTGACGTCGCTGCAACCCCGATCATCGTTCGCCTGGCCCCGGAGATTCATCTGAAGTCGCCCAGCACCCGGCGCCATTTCACGCGGGTCCTGCGGCGGAACCTCAAGCGGGCTCTGATCGGCATCCCGCATGATCTGCGTACCCAGCAGGGCCGGCTGGTGCTCTATACACCGAAGCCCGAGGCGGGCCAGTCGATCCTGCGCAAGGCCTTCGGGGTCAGCACCTTTTCGCCGGTCGAGGCGGTGCTCAAAGAGGTCTCGGTGGAACGCCTTTGCGAGGTCGTGGGCGCCCGTTTCACGGAGGCGGTGCGCGGGCGCCGGTATGCCGTTCGCTGCAAGCGCCATGGCCGCAAGGATATCTCGGCGACCGAGGTCGAGCGCCGGGTGGGTGCGGTCCTGGATGGGCCCGGTCGCGTCGACCTGGACAACCCCGAGGTCGTCGTCCGGATCGATCTCGACCGCGAACAGGCCTGGATTTACTCCAGGCGCGAGCAGGGGGGTGGGGGATTGCCCCTGGGCGTGCAGGGGCGCGCCATGGTCCTGATCTCGGGCGGGTTCGATTCGGCAGTGGCGGCCTGGTACATCATGCGCCGCGGGACCGCCGTGGATTTCGTATTCTGCAACGTTGGTGGGTCCGTGCACGAGGAGATGGTGCTCGCGGTCTGTCGCCGTCTGGTCAGCGACTGGGGCGCGGGCATTCGCCCCAGGATGTTCAGTGTCGACTTTTCCGGCGTGGTCGACGACCTGCGCGCGAAGGTGCCCGGCGATGCCTGGCAGATCGTGCTGAAACGGCTGATGTATCGGGCCGCCGAGCCGATCGCGCGTGAGCGTGGCGCGGAGGCGCTGGTGACCGGCGAGGCGCTCAGTCAGGTCTCGTCTCAGACCCTGTCCAACCTGGAAACCATCGATGCGGTAACCGATCTGCCTGTATTGCGGCCACTGATCGGCTTCGACAAGACCGAGATCATGAACCGTGCGCGCGCGATCGGCACGTTCGAGGTGTGCGAGAAGGTCCCCGAGTTTTGCGCAATCGCGAATCAGCGGCCGATGGTGACCAGCAAGCGCGCACACATCGAAAGGCTGGAAGCCGCGCTCAGTGACGGCTGCCTGGACCGCGCCGTTGCCGAGGCCCGGATGCATGACCTGGGGGCGCCGGCCCCATCCGCGGATCGCACGAGCCCGCTTCTGGTCGAGCATATCCCCGCGGCGGCGGAGATCATCGATTGTCAGCCGCCCGATCTGTATCGGCACTGGCACCTGCCGGGCGCGGTGAATCACCCGGCCGATGAACTCGTGGCGTGCTTCGAGCAGTTCCCGCGCGACCGCGCGTACGTGCTCTACTGTTTTCGTGGTACGCAGTCCGCGGTACTGGCCGAGCGCATGCGTGCTGCGGGCTATGATGCGCGGGCCTTCGCGGGCGATGTGAGCAGGCTTCGCCGGCAGTGGGACAGGCAGCCCGTGACTGAGGTGGATGCCTGA
- a CDS encoding DUF523 and DUF1722 domain-containing protein codes for MNPQPTPNLGVSQCLLGEPVRYDGGHRREAFVVERLARHVTWVPVCPEAVLGTPREPMHLVREGGRLALSGNETGGDCTGPVQDFVQDRVPVLAAAGLDGYIFKARSPSCGLQVRVANEAEPAAGLFATALTDALPDLPVVEEAGLAGPDAREAFLERIFAHARVRELFAARWTLGDLMRFHTREKMLLLAHDRVGYDQLGRFVAQAAGQPRDEVAPGYTRRFMGVLARPVSVGQHVNVLQHMAGHFRDRLDPSRSTALHEAIDACRRGECPPRHVYARIRALAEELDVQWVREQSILNPFPQELLTEDIHD; via the coding sequence ATGAATCCGCAACCAACCCCCAATCTCGGTGTGTCGCAGTGTTTGCTCGGCGAACCCGTTCGCTACGACGGTGGACATCGGCGGGAGGCCTTTGTGGTCGAACGGCTGGCACGCCATGTCACCTGGGTGCCCGTCTGTCCGGAGGCGGTGCTGGGCACGCCGCGCGAGCCGATGCACCTGGTTCGTGAAGGCGGACGCCTGGCGCTGAGCGGGAACGAAACGGGTGGGGACTGCACAGGCCCCGTCCAGGACTTTGTTCAAGACCGTGTGCCAGTCCTCGCGGCGGCCGGACTGGATGGCTACATATTCAAGGCACGATCACCCAGTTGCGGGCTGCAGGTTCGGGTGGCGAACGAGGCCGAGCCCGCTGCGGGCCTGTTCGCCACCGCACTGACCGATGCGCTACCCGACCTGCCCGTCGTCGAGGAGGCCGGGCTGGCCGGTCCGGATGCTCGCGAGGCCTTTCTCGAGCGCATCTTTGCGCATGCGCGGGTTCGCGAGCTGTTTGCCGCGCGGTGGACCCTGGGAGACCTCATGCGTTTCCATACGCGCGAGAAGATGCTGCTGCTCGCCCATGACCGGGTCGGCTACGATCAGTTGGGGCGTTTTGTTGCACAAGCCGCTGGGCAGCCGCGGGACGAGGTCGCGCCGGGATACACGCGGCGGTTTATGGGGGTGCTGGCAAGACCCGTGTCGGTCGGCCAACATGTGAATGTGCTGCAGCATATGGCCGGGCACTTTCGCGATCGCCTGGACCCATCCCGCTCGACGGCCCTGCATGAAGCGATCGACGCCTGCCGCCGCGGCGAGTGTCCGCCACGGCATGTCTACGCGCGAATCCGTGCCCTGGCAGAAGAGCTGGATGTCCAGTGGGTGCGCGAGCAAAGCATCCTCAACCCGTTTCCCCAGGAACTCCTGACCGAAGACATTCATGACTGA
- a CDS encoding patatin-like phospholipase family protein — MFAIKPLQRRISKTHPGPLLLLALTLLLTWVAMPANAGDAEPTSDTRPTIGLALGSGGAGGLAHIAILQAFDELGLQPDYIAGTSIGAIIGGLYAAGLSAEEILDIFDDFAGSEMDALSRLARSDLELFELIPLRLGRNALLDADTFLRFLATHTPTRSFDELRIPLTVVATDYWTSQTVTLQEGELFPAIAASMAVPGLFAPVPSDDGRLLIDGGASNPLPYDLLRDKVDIVIAVDVSGAWNVANQPLPGLTDLLFKTFSIMQKSLIREMIRREQPDLYLAPDTGGAQLLHFNRIHLILEAAQPSAAELRQHLKDWRPGDAVTRDQGTRQ, encoded by the coding sequence GTGTTCGCGATCAAGCCCCTCCAGCGTCGCATCTCGAAGACGCATCCTGGCCCGCTCCTGCTGCTGGCCCTGACGCTGCTGCTGACGTGGGTGGCCATGCCGGCGAACGCCGGCGACGCGGAACCAACGAGCGATACGCGTCCCACCATTGGTCTGGCCCTGGGCTCCGGCGGTGCGGGTGGCCTGGCCCACATCGCGATACTGCAGGCCTTCGATGAGCTCGGCCTGCAGCCGGACTATATCGCGGGGACCAGTATTGGCGCGATCATCGGCGGCCTGTATGCCGCCGGCCTCAGCGCGGAGGAGATCCTCGACATCTTTGACGACTTCGCCGGTTCAGAGATGGACGCCCTCTCGCGCCTGGCCCGATCCGATCTCGAGCTGTTCGAACTGATCCCCCTGCGCCTGGGCCGCAACGCCCTGCTGGACGCCGATACCTTCCTGCGCTTTCTCGCAACGCACACCCCGACCCGCAGCTTCGACGAACTGCGCATCCCGCTGACGGTGGTAGCGACCGACTACTGGACCAGCCAGACGGTCACGCTCCAGGAAGGTGAGCTCTTTCCGGCGATTGCGGCCAGCATGGCGGTGCCCGGCCTGTTCGCACCCGTACCGTCGGACGACGGCCGGTTACTGATCGACGGCGGGGCCTCCAATCCATTGCCATACGACCTCCTCCGGGACAAGGTCGATATCGTGATCGCGGTCGACGTATCCGGCGCATGGAACGTCGCCAACCAGCCACTCCCCGGGCTGACCGACCTCCTGTTCAAGACCTTCAGCATCATGCAGAAATCGCTGATCCGCGAAATGATCCGGCGCGAACAACCGGACCTTTATCTGGCACCCGATACCGGTGGCGCGCAACTGCTCCATTTCAACCGCATTCACCTGATCCTGGAGGCTGCCCAGCCAAGCGCCGCCGAGCTGCGCCAGCACCTGAAGGACTGGCGACCCGGCGACGCCGTCACGCGTGATCAGGGGACCCGCCAGTGA
- a CDS encoding pentapeptide repeat-containing protein — protein sequence MTTQPSDPSETTREATDPPPSSSEAVRHERWFLRRPDGVCGPYPARQIGRFLILGRLNEQDEISQDREFWVPIAERPHLIPEEVRLANTPGGKERLERARLREDERLRERRSHASDSFYRDQRKGDRRCPENLETLNHRQLWAALLDRTPFPWRQWVQGPRPWILSGVALFLATGLLVWFAQQQEITPAPDCDAPPGPSVNWNYCNKSGAALRGADLAGASLYDTRLSAARLERAQLADADLRYANLDRARLDGADLSRAQLTGADLRSARLRSTRLEDADLRHADLSGADLTDARLEGARLDRAIWIDGRICAAGSVGHCESSATD from the coding sequence GTGACCACGCAGCCTTCCGATCCATCGGAAACGACCCGCGAGGCGACGGACCCGCCCCCCTCCTCGTCCGAGGCCGTGCGCCACGAGCGCTGGTTTCTGCGCCGCCCGGATGGCGTCTGCGGGCCCTACCCGGCTCGCCAGATCGGCCGGTTCCTCATCCTTGGGCGCCTGAACGAACAGGACGAGATCAGCCAGGACCGGGAATTCTGGGTGCCGATCGCCGAACGTCCCCACCTGATTCCCGAGGAAGTGCGTCTGGCCAACACCCCGGGTGGCAAGGAACGCCTGGAGCGCGCCCGGCTGCGCGAGGACGAACGCCTGCGGGAACGTCGTTCGCATGCCTCGGATTCGTTCTACCGCGACCAGCGCAAGGGCGACCGCCGCTGTCCCGAGAACCTGGAGACGTTGAACCATCGCCAGCTATGGGCCGCCCTGCTCGACCGTACGCCATTTCCCTGGCGCCAATGGGTACAGGGTCCGCGCCCCTGGATCCTGTCTGGCGTTGCGCTTTTCCTTGCCACGGGCCTGCTGGTCTGGTTCGCACAGCAACAGGAAATCACGCCGGCACCGGATTGCGATGCGCCACCCGGACCCTCGGTGAACTGGAACTACTGCAACAAGTCCGGGGCTGCGCTGCGCGGAGCTGACCTGGCCGGTGCCAGCCTGTATGACACCCGCCTGAGCGCCGCACGGCTGGAGCGCGCGCAACTCGCGGATGCCGATTTGCGCTACGCAAACCTCGACCGAGCCCGCCTGGACGGGGCCGATCTCTCACGCGCCCAATTAACTGGTGCCGACCTGCGGAGCGCTCGACTCCGGAGCACCCGCCTGGAAGATGCGGATCTGCGCCACGCCGACCTTTCCGGCGCCGATCTGACCGACGCCCGGCTGGAAGGGGCTCGGCTGGACCGCGCCATCTGGATCGATGGGCGCATCTGTGCGGCAGGCTCCGTTGGCCATTGCGAATCCAGCGCGACCGACTGA
- a CDS encoding EAL domain-containing protein, with protein MATRRDKLLFAVFGVTVLGLLLPLFLLGWYLWQGSVVAEEQRLDELAQKLGQQTEQAILDARDLLDELNALDVTPCSPQHLNQLQEAAISRPHIRAVGYWRAVERECGAGFVQGDALTPPQASRIYDSGLVAWWPGPTTAIGGVELFLMRYGQHDVAIDPRLLVNPGLLEDQEVGLWVESMPMITHPPGADVPDPELFEPGLTVDHAEQRLVSRSSLDTILPIDIIAVQPMAQFWQRYLPTLAGAGAFGLLLVGLWLFLILRYFRHQLSLAQELREAIAHDQLQVVFQPIVDLETGSCQGAEALARWRRDNRETIGPDVFVPLAEDTEQGTDLTLAILRCVLHELGPQLRDRPDCPINLNITGQDLASTRFSEALQRELEQAKVPAHAIKLEITERSLLNTDDVRRRIQDLRARGHRIAIDDFGTGYSSLAYLESFELDTLKIDKTFADAIGHEAVTSNIISHIIVMARSLKLNIVAEGIESGHQVEWLRQQGVGFGQGYRFSRPLSARAFRDWCQQAGDSK; from the coding sequence ATGGCTACACGGCGCGACAAGCTGCTGTTTGCCGTCTTTGGCGTAACCGTCCTGGGGCTCCTGCTGCCGCTGTTTCTCCTGGGCTGGTATCTCTGGCAAGGGTCCGTGGTCGCGGAGGAACAGCGTCTGGACGAACTCGCACAAAAGCTCGGCCAGCAAACCGAGCAGGCGATCCTCGACGCGCGCGACCTGCTCGACGAGCTCAATGCCCTCGATGTGACCCCCTGCTCGCCGCAGCACCTGAACCAGTTGCAGGAAGCCGCGATTTCGCGGCCGCATATTCGCGCCGTCGGTTACTGGCGGGCAGTGGAACGCGAATGCGGCGCCGGTTTTGTCCAGGGCGATGCCCTCACTCCCCCCCAGGCCAGCCGCATCTACGACAGCGGACTGGTGGCCTGGTGGCCCGGCCCCACGACGGCGATCGGCGGCGTAGAGCTCTTCCTGATGCGCTATGGCCAGCACGACGTGGCCATCGACCCGCGCCTGCTGGTAAACCCAGGCCTGCTGGAGGACCAGGAAGTCGGGCTCTGGGTCGAATCCATGCCCATGATCACCCATCCCCCGGGGGCCGATGTCCCGGATCCCGAGTTATTCGAACCCGGGCTCACGGTGGATCACGCCGAACAACGGCTGGTCAGCCGCTCGTCGCTCGATACTATCCTGCCGATCGACATCATCGCCGTGCAGCCGATGGCGCAATTCTGGCAGCGCTACCTCCCCACGCTGGCCGGGGCCGGGGCCTTTGGCCTGTTACTCGTTGGTTTGTGGCTGTTTCTGATCCTGCGGTACTTCCGCCACCAGCTCAGCCTGGCTCAGGAGCTGCGCGAGGCGATTGCGCATGACCAGCTGCAGGTGGTGTTCCAGCCCATCGTCGACCTGGAAACAGGCAGCTGTCAGGGTGCCGAGGCCCTGGCGCGTTGGCGGCGCGATAACCGGGAAACTATTGGCCCGGATGTCTTCGTGCCTCTGGCCGAAGATACCGAACAGGGGACCGACTTGACCCTCGCGATCCTGCGCTGTGTCCTCCACGAGCTGGGGCCACAGCTCCGCGACCGGCCGGATTGCCCGATCAACCTGAACATCACCGGACAGGATCTGGCCTCCACCCGCTTTAGCGAAGCCCTCCAGCGCGAGCTTGAACAGGCCAAGGTTCCGGCCCACGCAATCAAGCTCGAGATCACCGAGCGCTCGCTGCTCAACACGGATGACGTTCGCAGGAGAATCCAGGATTTGCGCGCGCGCGGCCATCGCATCGCGATTGACGATTTTGGCACCGGCTACTCCAGCCTGGCCTATCTCGAGAGCTTCGAACTGGACACCCTCAAGATTGACAAAACATTTGCCGATGCCATTGGCCACGAAGCAGTGACCAGCAACATCATTAGCCATATCATCGTGATGGCACGCTCGCTGAAGCTGAACATCGTCGCCGAAGGCATCGAGTCCGGGCATCAGGTCGAGTGGCTGCGCCAGCAAGGGGTCGGATTCGGGCAAGGCTATCGCTTCAGCCGCCCCCTCTCGGCGCGCGCATTCCGTGATTGGTGCCAACAAGCCGGGGACTCGAAGTGA
- a CDS encoding OmpA family protein, which produces MNAIIRHNTLAAIVAALLLTGCNAMPTQGERSPDAAANGEQARDTPHQDDAYGTSRNAVYLARDDDAVNARRQHLLDEGHESVALDRVGFYMDVLTARLRQELSGYDVQMEREGRIITLIFPGAKAFETNSAEIHPDMIPTLDALGQVLEEYDASLVTIAGHTDSAGARGYNQHLSEQRALSVGRHLHGNGVGEARIIAIGYGPDRPIAENETSHGRALNRRVELRVEPLTAT; this is translated from the coding sequence GTGAACGCCATTATTCGCCACAACACACTTGCCGCCATCGTCGCGGCACTGTTGTTGACCGGGTGTAACGCCATGCCCACTCAGGGAGAACGTTCACCAGATGCAGCCGCCAACGGCGAACAAGCCCGGGATACCCCCCATCAGGACGATGCTTACGGGACGAGCCGGAACGCGGTTTATCTGGCGCGCGATGACGACGCCGTCAACGCACGTCGTCAGCACCTGCTGGACGAGGGGCACGAATCCGTCGCCCTGGATCGGGTGGGCTTCTATATGGACGTGCTGACCGCACGGTTGCGCCAGGAGCTTTCGGGATACGATGTGCAAATGGAACGCGAGGGGCGAATCATCACCCTGATATTTCCGGGCGCCAAGGCCTTCGAGACCAACAGCGCGGAGATTCACCCGGACATGATACCCACCCTCGATGCCCTGGGGCAGGTGCTCGAGGAGTACGACGCCAGCCTGGTGACGATCGCCGGACATACCGACTCTGCGGGCGCACGCGGTTACAACCAGCACCTGTCGGAACAACGGGCCCTGTCGGTCGGTCGTCACCTGCACGGCAATGGCGTCGGAGAGGCGCGCATCATTGCGATCGGCTACGGACCGGACCGCCCCATCGCCGAGAATGAAACGTCACATGGGCGCGCCCTGAACCGCCGCGTGGAGCTACGCGTGGAGCCACTAACGGCCACCTGA
- a CDS encoding GGDEF domain-containing protein codes for MFPAQAARNSSDRADDQSASRGGVNRDRPNLPRRQAVRVAVDHAWWYRIALIAGATLLLVSLLLLHYVRVSRRLRQEAALRKEVETTLRQQQEELVRLANTDALTGVWNRQKFKTEAEHEVARAERYNLPLSLIFLDLDYFKEVNDRYGHAMGDAILREMCQRLQACLRDSDRLGRWGGEEFLILVPHADSGRAALLAEKLRQAIADPPAAHGQPMSISLGVVSREPGDSLEDLVRKADAALYRAKARGRNRVEVHRAEGPPDAL; via the coding sequence TTGTTTCCGGCCCAGGCGGCCCGGAATTCGTCGGACCGGGCGGATGATCAGAGCGCCAGCCGCGGTGGGGTCAACCGGGACAGACCAAACCTGCCGCGCCGGCAGGCGGTACGCGTCGCAGTCGACCACGCATGGTGGTACCGGATTGCGCTGATCGCAGGCGCTACCTTGCTCCTGGTTAGCCTGCTCCTGCTGCATTACGTGCGGGTCAGTCGCCGTTTGCGTCAGGAGGCCGCTCTGCGCAAGGAGGTCGAGACAACACTGCGCCAGCAGCAGGAGGAATTGGTGCGTCTGGCCAATACGGACGCCTTGACCGGGGTTTGGAACCGCCAGAAGTTCAAGACCGAGGCGGAACACGAGGTGGCTCGTGCGGAGCGTTACAACCTGCCGCTTTCGTTGATTTTTCTCGATCTCGACTACTTCAAGGAGGTCAACGATCGCTACGGTCACGCGATGGGGGATGCCATCCTGCGGGAGATGTGCCAGCGGTTGCAGGCGTGCCTGCGCGACTCGGACCGTCTCGGCCGGTGGGGCGGCGAGGAGTTCCTGATCCTCGTGCCGCACGCCGACTCGGGCCGTGCAGCGTTGCTGGCGGAAAAACTCCGCCAGGCCATTGCGGACCCACCGGCGGCCCATGGCCAGCCGATGTCGATCAGCCTGGGGGTGGTGTCTCGCGAACCCGGAGATTCCCTGGAAGATCTCGTGCGCAAGGCCGATGCGGCGCTCTATCGCGCCAAGGCGCGTGGCCGAAATCGTGTCGAGGTCCACCGCGCGGAGGGCCCCCCAGACGCTTTGTGA
- a CDS encoding PRC-barrel domain-containing protein, with product MKKLTSLKLAAAMIPVLAFGMSTPMAGEQEMNGNDRNAMEERDADERHDAPHIDRMPAQGLHASDLMDKKIHSRTDDEEVGEINDLVIDQDGRIIAVVIGTGGVLGMGEKDIAIAWDRIDRTTEGDEVKLYIDMDEDTLKEAPEYERD from the coding sequence ATGAAGAAACTCACCTCACTCAAACTCGCCGCCGCGATGATCCCCGTTCTCGCCTTTGGCATGAGCACCCCCATGGCGGGCGAACAGGAGATGAACGGCAATGACCGCAACGCAATGGAAGAGCGTGATGCCGACGAGCGCCATGATGCCCCCCATATTGACCGCATGCCGGCGCAAGGACTGCATGCCTCCGACCTGATGGACAAGAAGATCCACAGCCGGACCGACGATGAAGAAGTCGGCGAGATCAACGACCTCGTCATCGATCAGGACGGCCGGATCATCGCCGTCGTAATCGGCACCGGCGGCGTCCTGGGTATGGGCGAGAAGGACATCGCAATCGCCTGGGACCGGATCGACCGCACGACCGAAGGCGACGAGGTCAAGCTGTACATCGATATGGATGAAGACACCCTGAAGGAAGCGCCCGAGTACGAACGCGACTAG